One genomic region from Leptolyngbyaceae cyanobacterium JSC-12 encodes:
- a CDS encoding ATP synthase, F1 epsilon subunit (IMG reference gene:2510095000~PFAM: ATP synthase, Delta/Epsilon chain, beta-sandwich domain; ATP synthase, Delta/Epsilon chain, long alpha-helix domain~TIGRFAM: ATP synthase, F1 epsilon subunit (delta in mitochondria)) has translation MTLTVRVVAPDKTVWDSEAEEVILPSTTGQLGILSGHAPLLTALDTGVMRVRAEKNWVPIALMGGFAEVENDEVTILVNGAERGDAINKEEARIAFSEAQDEFNKAQQSGSRQEFVKATRTLKRARARFQAAGGMV, from the coding sequence ATGACTTTAACTGTTCGTGTAGTCGCTCCTGACAAAACCGTTTGGGACTCCGAAGCCGAGGAAGTGATTCTTCCCAGCACAACTGGGCAATTGGGCATCCTGTCAGGTCATGCTCCTTTGTTAACCGCCCTGGATACAGGTGTGATGCGAGTCCGGGCTGAAAAGAACTGGGTACCAATCGCACTGATGGGTGGATTTGCCGAGGTTGAAAATGATGAAGTGACTATCCTGGTCAATGGAGCAGAGCGAGGGGATGCGATCAATAAAGAAGAAGCCCGGATTGCTTTTTCTGAAGCTCAAGATGAATTTAATAAGGCTCAGCAGAGCGGCTCTCGCCAGGAATTTGTCAAAGCCACACGTACTTTGAAGCGTGCTCGTGCTCGGTTTCAAGCTGCTGGTGGTATGGTTTGA
- a CDS encoding ATP synthase F1 subcomplex beta subunit (IMG reference gene:2510095001~PFAM: ATP synthase alpha/beta family, beta-barrel domain; ATP synthase alpha/beta chain, C terminal domain; ATP synthase alpha/beta family, nucleotide-binding domain~TIGRFAM: ATP synthase, F1 beta subunit) — MVTTTEQKNIGYITQIIGPVVDIKFPNGKMPEIYNAVKVRTTNPAGLEVNVTCEVQQLLGDNQVRAVAMSSTDGLVRGMEVADTGAPISVPVGTATLGRIFNVLGDPVDEKGDVNATEFFPIHRPAPKLTELETKPSVFETGIKVVDLLTPYRRGGKIGLFGGAGVGKTVIMMELINNIATQHGGVSVFGGVGERTREGNDLYNEMIESGVINKDNPSESKIALVYGQMNEPPGARMRVGLSALTMAEYFRDVNKQDVLLFIDNIFRFVQAGSEVSALLGRMPSAVGYQPTLGTDVGDLQERITSTNEGSITSIQAVYVPADDLTDPAPATTFAHLDGTTVLSRSLASKGIYPAVDPLGSTSTMLQPSIVGDDHYQTARAVQATLQRYKELQDIIAILGLDELSEDDRLTVARARKIERFLSQPFFVAEVFTGSPGKYVTLSDTIKGFKMILSGELDEYPEQAFYMVGNIDEAIAKGEKLKAEGK, encoded by the coding sequence ATGGTCACCACTACAGAGCAGAAAAATATTGGCTACATTACGCAAATCATCGGTCCCGTTGTAGATATCAAATTCCCCAACGGCAAGATGCCTGAAATTTATAATGCCGTGAAAGTTCGCACCACCAATCCCGCAGGTCTAGAAGTGAACGTTACCTGCGAAGTGCAGCAGCTACTCGGAGATAACCAGGTTCGCGCGGTTGCAATGAGTTCTACAGACGGTTTAGTGCGCGGCATGGAAGTTGCAGATACGGGCGCGCCTATTAGTGTTCCAGTGGGCACAGCAACCCTAGGACGGATTTTTAATGTGTTGGGTGACCCTGTGGATGAAAAAGGGGATGTTAATGCAACAGAGTTTTTCCCCATTCATCGTCCTGCTCCAAAGTTGACTGAGTTGGAAACGAAGCCCTCTGTTTTTGAAACAGGTATTAAGGTGGTTGACTTACTCACCCCTTACCGTCGTGGCGGAAAAATTGGACTGTTCGGTGGTGCTGGGGTTGGCAAAACCGTCATTATGATGGAGTTGATCAACAACATTGCAACACAGCACGGCGGAGTGTCGGTGTTTGGCGGCGTAGGTGAACGTACCCGTGAAGGGAACGACCTTTACAATGAAATGATTGAATCGGGCGTAATTAATAAAGACAACCCCAGTGAATCTAAGATTGCCCTGGTATACGGGCAGATGAATGAGCCGCCCGGTGCTCGGATGCGGGTTGGGTTATCTGCCTTAACGATGGCAGAATACTTCCGCGATGTAAACAAGCAAGACGTGTTGTTATTCATCGACAATATTTTCCGATTCGTCCAGGCAGGTTCTGAAGTGTCAGCACTGCTGGGTCGCATGCCTTCTGCTGTAGGATACCAACCTACCCTTGGTACAGACGTGGGAGATTTGCAGGAGCGGATTACATCTACCAATGAAGGTTCCATTACGTCGATTCAAGCTGTTTATGTTCCTGCGGATGACCTGACTGACCCCGCACCAGCAACCACCTTTGCTCACCTGGATGGAACTACTGTACTGTCTCGTAGCCTGGCATCGAAAGGGATTTATCCTGCAGTCGATCCACTGGGTTCTACTTCTACCATGTTGCAGCCTAGCATCGTAGGGGATGATCACTACCAAACAGCGCGTGCAGTCCAGGCAACGCTTCAGCGCTATAAAGAACTGCAAGACATCATTGCAATTCTGGGTCTGGATGAATTGTCTGAAGATGACCGTTTAACGGTTGCTCGTGCCCGTAAAATTGAGCGCTTTCTATCTCAACCTTTCTTTGTGGCAGAAGTGTTCACAGGGTCTCCTGGTAAATATGTGACCTTGTCTGACACAATCAAAGGCTTCAAGATGATCCTATCTGGTGAACTTGATGAGTACCCAGAGCAAGCCTTTTACATGGTTGGTAACATTGACGAAGCGATCGCCAAAGGCGAAAAGCTGAAAGCTGAAGGCAAATAA
- a CDS encoding response regulator containing a CheY-like receiver domain and an HTH DNA-binding domain (IMG reference gene:2510095002~PFAM: Bacterial regulatory proteins, luxR family) — protein sequence MNSLQSPPEFLQAILEGFVDGILVLTHQRQVLYANITAHRLCHRLAGTSVEHVPSEIWQVCEALIESHDLNPEKLFVIESEVECEEMTLRVRVQWLTLDGIECPCLLVRLQDQNQAVQMLAIAEAQNWRLTQRETQVWILRRSGLSRKRIAANLYISEDTVKKHLGNIKAKRQSYLDEEEWRLNYNSHNPNELCSA from the coding sequence ATGAATAGTTTGCAAAGCCCCCCTGAGTTCCTTCAGGCAATCCTGGAAGGGTTTGTTGATGGAATTCTAGTGTTAACTCATCAAAGACAGGTACTATACGCCAACATTACGGCTCATCGCTTGTGTCATCGTCTAGCTGGTACTTCTGTTGAGCACGTGCCCTCAGAAATTTGGCAGGTGTGTGAGGCGCTAATTGAGAGTCATGACTTAAATCCGGAGAAACTCTTTGTGATTGAGTCAGAAGTTGAGTGTGAGGAAATGACCTTACGAGTTCGCGTGCAATGGTTGACATTGGATGGAATAGAATGCCCCTGCCTGTTAGTCAGGTTGCAAGACCAGAATCAAGCTGTGCAAATGTTGGCGATCGCCGAGGCGCAAAACTGGCGCTTAACTCAGCGGGAAACTCAGGTTTGGATTCTGCGCCGTTCCGGCTTGAGCCGCAAACGCATCGCCGCAAACCTTTATATCTCAGAAGACACTGTGAAAAAACATCTAGGTAATATCAAAGCCAAACGTCAAAGCTATCTAGACGAGGAGGAATGGCGATTAAACTACAACTCACACAATCCTAACGAACTCTGTTCCGCTTAA
- a CDS encoding ribulose 1,5-bisphosphate carboxylase, large subunit (IMG reference gene:2510095003~PFAM: Ribulose bisphosphate carboxylase large chain, N-terminal domain; Ribulose bisphosphate carboxylase large chain, catalytic domain), which yields MSYAQTRTQAKAGYQAGVKDYRLTYYTPDYTPKDTDILAAFRVTPQPGVPYEEAGAAVAAESSTGTWTTVWTDLLTDLDRYKGRCYDIEPVPGEDNQFIAYIAYPLDLFEEGSVTNLLTSLVGNVFGFKALKALRLEDIRVPVAYLKTFQGPPHGIQVERDKLNKYGRPLLGCTIKPKLGLSAKNYGRAVYECLRGGLDFTKDDENINSQPFQRWRDRFLFVADAIHKAQAETGEIKGHYLNVTAPTCEEMLKRAEFAKELEMPIIMHDFLTGGFTANTTLAHYCRDNGLLLHIHRAMHAVIDRQKNHGIHFRVLSKCLRMSGGDHIHTGTVVGKLEGDKAITLGFIDLLRENYIEQDRSRGVYFTQDWASMPGVMAVASGGIHVWHMPALVDIFGDDSVLQFGGGTLGHPWGNAPGATANRVALEACVQARNEGRDLMREGGDIIREACRWSPELAAACELWKEIKFEFEAVDTV from the coding sequence ATGTCTTACGCGCAGACTCGAACTCAGGCTAAGGCTGGGTATCAAGCAGGGGTTAAAGATTACCGTCTGACTTACTACACACCTGATTACACCCCAAAGGATACCGATATTTTGGCAGCTTTCCGGGTAACACCTCAGCCCGGAGTTCCCTACGAAGAAGCAGGCGCTGCCGTAGCTGCCGAATCTTCGACCGGAACCTGGACTACCGTCTGGACTGACTTGCTCACCGACCTTGATCGCTACAAAGGTCGTTGCTACGATATCGAACCTGTTCCTGGTGAAGACAATCAGTTCATCGCTTACATTGCTTATCCTCTCGATTTGTTCGAAGAAGGCTCTGTAACCAATTTGCTGACCTCCTTGGTAGGAAACGTGTTTGGTTTCAAAGCCCTAAAAGCCCTACGTCTGGAAGACATTCGTGTTCCTGTGGCTTACTTGAAGACCTTCCAGGGACCTCCCCACGGAATTCAAGTAGAACGTGACAAATTGAACAAATATGGTCGTCCTCTGCTGGGTTGCACGATTAAGCCCAAACTTGGATTGTCTGCAAAGAACTATGGTCGTGCAGTTTACGAATGTCTGCGGGGTGGTTTGGACTTCACCAAAGACGATGAAAATATCAATTCCCAACCCTTTCAGCGCTGGCGCGATCGCTTCCTGTTCGTGGCAGACGCAATCCATAAAGCGCAGGCTGAAACAGGAGAAATCAAAGGTCACTACCTGAACGTCACCGCACCCACCTGCGAAGAAATGCTGAAGCGGGCTGAGTTCGCCAAAGAGCTGGAAATGCCCATCATCATGCACGACTTCCTGACCGGAGGTTTCACCGCTAACACCACTCTGGCCCACTACTGCCGTGATAATGGCTTATTGCTGCATATCCACCGTGCAATGCACGCTGTCATTGATCGGCAAAAGAACCACGGGATTCACTTCCGCGTATTGTCGAAGTGCTTGCGGATGTCAGGGGGTGACCATATTCACACTGGAACTGTTGTGGGTAAATTAGAAGGGGATAAAGCCATTACCCTCGGTTTCATTGACCTGCTGCGGGAAAACTACATCGAGCAAGACCGCTCTCGTGGTGTTTACTTCACTCAAGACTGGGCTTCTATGCCTGGCGTGATGGCGGTCGCTTCCGGTGGTATCCACGTATGGCACATGCCTGCTCTCGTAGACATCTTCGGTGATGACTCTGTGCTGCAATTTGGCGGTGGCACACTAGGTCACCCCTGGGGGAACGCACCGGGGGCAACAGCGAACCGGGTTGCTCTAGAAGCATGTGTGCAAGCACGAAATGAAGGTCGTGACCTGATGCGCGAAGGTGGAGACATCATCCGTGAAGCATGCCGCTGGTCTCCTGAACTGGCTGCGGCTTGCGAACTGTGGAAAGAAATCAAGTTCGAGTTTGAAGCGGTTGATACCGTCTGA
- a CDS encoding RbcX protein (IMG reference gene:2510095004~PFAM: RbcX protein) produces MDLKQIARDTTKTLVSYMTYQALRVVIAQLDETEPKRAYWLRQFSHRVSIQDSEAYLEALFKEEQRLAFRLLTVREHIADEIADYLPEMLRTSVQQANLQQRTQQLERMTQVDPTTRPEDVNAVSNVEQSSESLPEQDSDSTPEHLPPESLW; encoded by the coding sequence ATGGATCTGAAGCAGATTGCAAGAGATACAACTAAGACGCTGGTTAGTTATATGACTTATCAGGCGTTGCGGGTTGTGATAGCTCAGTTGGATGAGACTGAACCGAAGCGGGCTTACTGGTTACGTCAGTTTTCCCATCGGGTCAGCATTCAAGACAGCGAAGCCTATCTGGAAGCCCTCTTTAAAGAGGAGCAACGATTAGCTTTCCGCCTCTTGACTGTTCGAGAACACATAGCCGACGAGATTGCAGATTATTTGCCAGAAATGCTTCGCACTAGCGTTCAGCAGGCTAATTTGCAGCAGCGCACTCAACAACTAGAGCGCATGACGCAGGTAGATCCAACCACTCGCCCAGAAGACGTTAATGCGGTTTCCAATGTGGAACAGTCTTCTGAATCCTTACCCGAACAAGATTCAGATTCCACTCCAGAGCACTTGCCGCCTGAATCCTTGTGGTAA
- a CDS encoding ribulose bisphosphate carboxylase small subunit (IMG reference gene:2510095005~PFAM: Ribulose bisphosphate carboxylase, small chain) has translation MKTLPKERRYETFSYLPPLTDAQIARQIQYVIDQGYHPCVEFNEDSNAETYYWTMWKLPLFNVSSPQEVLNEVQQCRSEYNNCYIRVVAFDNIKQCQVMSFIVHKPGASSGYRY, from the coding sequence ATGAAGACCCTGCCCAAAGAGCGTCGGTACGAAACTTTTTCCTACTTGCCTCCGCTCACGGATGCTCAGATTGCGCGTCAAATTCAGTATGTGATCGACCAGGGCTATCACCCCTGCGTTGAGTTTAACGAAGACTCCAATGCTGAAACTTATTATTGGACGATGTGGAAGCTGCCCCTATTTAATGTTTCTAGCCCTCAAGAAGTGCTGAACGAGGTGCAACAATGTCGTTCTGAGTACAATAACTGCTACATCCGTGTGGTGGCGTTTGACAACATCAAGCAATGCCAGGTGATGAGCTTTATCGTTCACAAGCCTGGTGCAAGCAGCGGCTATCGCTACTAA
- a CDS encoding transketolase (IMG reference gene:2510095006~PFAM: Transketolase, thiamine diphosphate binding domain; Transketolase, C-terminal domain): MTITNDRFPINLGAYKQIALDPTKPTLTAEEREALQANIQLCRDAIVFFTATGAARGVGGHTGGPYDTVPEVMILDALFRGAPEQFVPIFFDEAGHRVATQYLMSVLRGHMAPEQIMHYRMAGSKLPGHPELGLTPGVQFSSGRLGHMWPYVNGVAMANPGKTVFCLGSDGSQQEGNDAEAARLAIAQHLNVKLIIDDNDVTIAGHPSKYLPGFSVAKTLEGHGLKVLEGDGEDLDNLYSRIYEAVNTPGAIAVINKRPMCPGIDGLEGSNHGHDVISLKLALQYLEKRGHTAAVDYLNRIEKPKNTYTFLGISDKWDSNRNVFGDAVNGVLSKMSAEERKAKVMVIDSDLEGSCGLKKIHDAYPEIFIPSGIMERGNLSAAAGFGMEKGKQGIFATFAAFLEMCISEITMARLNYSNLLCHFSHSGIDDMADNTCHFGLNNFFADNGLDDGYDTKLYFPADANQMKACVEKVFFDPGLRFIFSTRSKTPIILDSNGNEMFGESYTFTPGKDEVVREGAAGYIVAFGDALYRALDAVERLKQDGIDVGLINKPTLNVVDEEAIAKIGKAPFVLVVEAFNRRTGLGSRFGSWLLERGYAPRYAYLGTHHEGCGGLWEQYPHQGIDPVGILSKVKELVS, translated from the coding sequence ATGACGATAACTAACGATCGCTTCCCCATTAATCTCGGAGCTTACAAACAAATCGCTCTAGACCCAACGAAACCTACCCTCACTGCTGAAGAACGGGAAGCCCTACAAGCCAATATTCAACTGTGTCGGGATGCGATCGTGTTTTTTACCGCTACCGGAGCTGCACGCGGTGTCGGCGGTCACACGGGCGGTCCCTACGATACTGTGCCCGAAGTCATGATTCTGGATGCTCTATTTCGTGGTGCACCCGAGCAATTTGTTCCTATCTTTTTTGACGAAGCCGGACATCGAGTTGCGACGCAGTACCTCATGTCTGTGCTACGCGGGCATATGGCTCCTGAGCAGATCATGCACTACCGCATGGCAGGTTCTAAGTTGCCTGGGCACCCGGAACTAGGCTTAACACCTGGAGTGCAGTTTAGCTCTGGGCGGTTGGGACATATGTGGCCCTATGTGAATGGTGTGGCAATGGCAAATCCTGGCAAGACAGTGTTCTGTCTGGGTTCAGATGGCTCGCAGCAAGAAGGCAATGACGCAGAAGCTGCTCGATTGGCGATCGCCCAGCACCTCAATGTCAAGCTAATCATCGATGACAACGATGTGACGATTGCTGGGCATCCCTCCAAGTATTTACCTGGTTTTAGTGTTGCTAAAACCCTGGAAGGGCATGGCTTGAAAGTTCTGGAAGGTGATGGCGAAGATCTGGATAACCTCTACAGCCGGATTTACGAAGCAGTGAACACTCCAGGCGCGATCGCCGTAATTAATAAGCGCCCCATGTGCCCTGGAATTGATGGGTTGGAAGGCTCTAACCATGGGCATGATGTCATCTCACTGAAACTAGCGCTGCAATACCTGGAAAAACGCGGGCATACGGCAGCGGTGGACTATCTAAACCGCATTGAGAAACCCAAGAACACTTACACCTTCCTGGGCATTAGCGACAAGTGGGATTCTAACCGGAATGTATTCGGTGATGCGGTCAATGGCGTTCTTAGCAAAATGAGCGCGGAAGAACGCAAAGCCAAAGTCATGGTCATCGACAGTGATTTGGAAGGCTCCTGTGGTTTGAAGAAAATCCACGATGCCTATCCCGAAATTTTCATTCCCTCCGGCATTATGGAACGGGGTAACCTCTCCGCTGCTGCCGGGTTTGGGATGGAAAAGGGTAAGCAGGGGATTTTCGCCACTTTTGCTGCCTTCCTGGAAATGTGCATTTCCGAGATCACAATGGCGCGGCTCAACTATTCCAACTTGTTGTGCCACTTCTCTCACTCTGGCATTGATGATATGGCAGACAACACCTGCCACTTTGGACTCAACAACTTCTTTGCTGACAATGGCTTGGATGATGGCTACGACACCAAACTCTACTTCCCTGCCGATGCCAATCAAATGAAAGCCTGCGTTGAAAAAGTTTTCTTCGACCCAGGTCTGCGCTTTATCTTCTCGACGCGCTCTAAAACACCGATCATTCTTGACAGCAACGGCAACGAGATGTTTGGCGAAAGTTACACCTTTACGCCTGGCAAAGATGAAGTGGTGCGAGAAGGTGCAGCAGGTTACATTGTTGCCTTTGGCGATGCGCTGTATCGGGCGCTGGATGCAGTGGAGCGTTTGAAGCAAGATGGGATTGATGTGGGCTTGATCAACAAACCGACATTGAATGTGGTAGATGAAGAGGCGATCGCCAAGATTGGTAAGGCTCCTTTTGTGCTTGTAGTGGAAGCGTTCAACCGCAGAACTGGCTTGGGTAGCCGTTTTGGTTCCTGGTTGCTAGAGCGGGGCTATGCGCCCAGATATGCCTATCTTGGTACCCATCATGAAGGCTGCGGCGGTTTGTGGGAACAATACCCCCACCAGGGCATCGATCCAGTTGGCATCCTCAGTAAGGTGAAAGAACTGGTTAGCTAG
- a CDS encoding hypothetical protein (IMG reference gene:2510095007) encodes MFTPFLSPEDRPPVELGQVDRFLQRQLQEAVTKRFYEACDGVTQALLTCCDWQITAGKDVLTLMIQCPDMMTNWRVLNNVVSLGNTLQQFVPSAKIRICPPPETGTPFEIRVDEISVYRDLM; translated from the coding sequence ATGTTCACCCCGTTTCTTTCCCCGGAAGACCGCCCCCCTGTTGAACTGGGACAGGTAGACAGATTTCTGCAGCGGCAATTACAAGAAGCTGTTACAAAGCGTTTTTATGAAGCCTGCGACGGTGTTACGCAAGCGTTATTGACGTGTTGTGACTGGCAGATTACAGCCGGGAAAGACGTATTGACCTTAATGATTCAGTGCCCAGACATGATGACAAATTGGCGAGTGTTGAACAATGTCGTGTCGTTGGGCAATACGCTGCAACAATTTGTCCCCAGTGCCAAAATTCGCATTTGCCCACCCCCAGAAACAGGCACCCCCTTTGAGATTCGGGTTGATGAAATTTCTGTTTATCGCGATTTGATGTAA
- a CDS encoding ketopantoate hydroxymethyltransferase (IMG reference gene:2510095008~PFAM: Ketopantoate hydroxymethyltransferase~TIGRFAM: 3-methyl-2-oxobutanoate hydroxymethyltransferase), translating into MPVTTQQIVQWKQQGRPIAVLTAWDFAFANVLDEAGVDVILVGDSLAMVALGYNTTLPVSLDEMIHHAKAVRRGVQRSLLVCDLPFMSYQESVQQAVHSAGRVLKETGVQAVKLEGGNPTVIETVNRLTQIGIPVMGHVGLTPQSVHRLGYRQQGKSQADGEEILAAAIALEQAGAFAIVLEHIPSNLACQITQKLTIPTIGIGAGPHCDGQVLVTADLLGLSQRQPPFAKTYCNLRETITQAVKSYTTNVKERTFLAD; encoded by the coding sequence ATGCCCGTTACAACTCAACAAATCGTGCAGTGGAAACAGCAGGGACGCCCGATCGCAGTTCTCACCGCCTGGGATTTTGCTTTCGCTAATGTGCTGGACGAGGCTGGGGTTGATGTCATTTTGGTTGGTGATTCTCTCGCAATGGTGGCGTTAGGCTACAACACCACGCTGCCTGTGTCGCTGGATGAAATGATTCACCATGCCAAGGCAGTACGGCGAGGGGTGCAGCGATCGCTACTAGTGTGTGACCTGCCGTTTATGAGCTACCAGGAAAGCGTGCAGCAGGCAGTTCATTCGGCTGGGCGAGTGCTGAAAGAAACAGGAGTACAGGCAGTAAAGCTAGAGGGCGGCAATCCGACAGTAATAGAAACAGTCAATCGCCTTACTCAAATTGGTATTCCAGTGATGGGGCATGTCGGCTTAACACCACAATCGGTTCATCGTCTGGGTTATCGACAACAGGGCAAATCTCAAGCAGATGGAGAAGAAATTTTGGCAGCAGCGATCGCGCTAGAACAGGCGGGAGCTTTTGCGATCGTGTTGGAACATATTCCTAGCAACCTTGCTTGCCAAATTACTCAGAAACTCACCATTCCAACTATTGGCATCGGGGCAGGACCTCATTGTGATGGTCAGGTTCTGGTGACCGCTGATCTACTGGGCTTGTCGCAACGGCAACCCCCTTTTGCTAAAACTTACTGCAATCTGCGAGAAACAATTACGCAGGCGGTGAAAAGCTACACAACCAACGTAAAAGAGCGAACGTTTCTGGCTGATTAA
- a CDS encoding beta-propeller domain-containing protein (IMG reference gene:2510095009~PFAM: Two component regulator propeller), with protein MVASNPFRHCWFRSLVVMFSIYGAWLSGLVNLADTGSDRLLAQMPLQPDTTPVYPPDAPPSRRSPLPNQRQQLEEQTVGTDYRVSALQPDSQGALWVGSWQGLAKINPSTGRILNRVSLPNQTVGAITQDKSGRIWVGTYEGLARIDPKTGTITAQNFALPSNRVLDLLVDQRGYLWVGTDAGLALISPDKGLLMTTVKNLPGVSANALTLDALGNLWVGTLDGVVQINTANALIKRRVTNLPGTTVQALASSPWGTLWIGTPTELLEADLGIKREIRTIQEPVAQTVKRPNLKGAQRAQTLAKSTQKPMKIRQEVVYLASEDPNRFKLRTVTQLRGRNVTVLHFDKVNSIWVGTTTGLLRVNPFNGATGGEIPYLPSNRILSISPDTGGKLWVGTSEGLAWVNTTTFRGYPHQTFQSVER; from the coding sequence ATGGTGGCTTCTAACCCTTTCAGGCATTGCTGGTTTCGTTCTTTGGTCGTGATGTTCAGCATTTATGGAGCCTGGCTGAGTGGATTGGTGAACTTGGCGGATACTGGCAGCGATCGCCTTCTGGCACAAATGCCCCTTCAGCCAGACACCACTCCAGTCTATCCCCCCGATGCGCCGCCCTCCCGGCGATCGCCCCTCCCAAATCAGCGGCAGCAACTGGAAGAACAAACTGTCGGTACAGATTATCGAGTAAGTGCTCTCCAACCAGATAGTCAGGGAGCTTTGTGGGTGGGATCTTGGCAGGGATTGGCGAAGATCAACCCCAGTACCGGACGAATTTTGAACCGGGTGAGTTTGCCGAATCAAACGGTGGGTGCGATCACTCAGGACAAAAGTGGACGCATTTGGGTCGGTACCTACGAAGGGCTTGCCAGAATTGATCCCAAAACCGGAACTATTACAGCGCAAAATTTTGCCTTGCCATCCAATCGCGTACTGGATTTACTGGTTGATCAACGAGGTTATCTCTGGGTCGGTACCGATGCCGGACTGGCACTCATCAGCCCGGATAAGGGGTTATTAATGACAACTGTGAAAAACCTGCCCGGAGTCAGTGCTAATGCATTAACCCTTGATGCCTTGGGCAATCTCTGGGTAGGCACCCTGGATGGGGTCGTGCAAATTAACACAGCCAATGCCCTGATCAAACGTCGTGTTACCAACCTTCCAGGAACCACGGTGCAAGCCCTCGCCTCTAGTCCCTGGGGAACTCTGTGGATAGGCACTCCCACAGAGTTGTTAGAAGCGGATCTAGGCATTAAGCGGGAAATTCGAACAATTCAGGAACCCGTGGCACAAACGGTCAAACGTCCCAACCTAAAAGGTGCTCAGCGTGCCCAGACATTAGCCAAGTCCACCCAAAAGCCGATGAAGATTCGGCAGGAGGTGGTGTATCTAGCATCTGAAGATCCCAATCGATTCAAATTGCGAACCGTGACCCAACTGCGGGGACGAAATGTAACAGTCCTGCATTTTGACAAAGTGAACAGCATTTGGGTCGGGACAACGACCGGATTGCTGCGGGTAAATCCATTCAATGGGGCAACTGGGGGCGAAATTCCTTACCTCCCCTCCAATCGCATTCTCTCCATCTCACCTGATACGGGTGGCAAACTTTGGGTGGGTACTAGTGAAGGGCTGGCATGGGTCAACACAACCACCTTTAGGGGCTACCCGCATCAAACCTTTCAATCGGTTGAACGATGA
- a CDS encoding putative rRNA methylase SpoU family (IMG reference gene:2510095010~PFAM: SpoU rRNA Methylase family~TIGRFAM: rRNA methylase, putative, group 2), whose product MINVVLVHPQIPPNTGNIARTCAATNTALHLVGPLGFEISDRYLKRAGLDYWHFVNLHYHSSVEAFQAFCQTQQGRCIGFSTRGRYSYIQFQFQANDWLLFGSETEGLPPDVLAWCTETVYIPMAQPGVRSLNLSVSVAIGLFEARRQLALMS is encoded by the coding sequence ATGATCAATGTTGTTTTGGTTCATCCTCAGATTCCTCCCAATACTGGAAATATTGCCCGCACTTGTGCCGCAACGAACACAGCACTCCATCTAGTAGGACCACTGGGCTTTGAAATTAGCGATCGCTACCTCAAACGAGCTGGACTAGACTACTGGCATTTTGTCAATTTGCACTATCACAGTTCTGTAGAAGCATTTCAGGCGTTCTGTCAAACCCAGCAGGGACGCTGCATTGGCTTTAGCACTAGAGGACGATATAGCTATATCCAGTTCCAATTTCAAGCAAACGACTGGCTACTGTTTGGCAGTGAAACCGAGGGTTTACCCCCAGACGTTCTTGCCTGGTGTACTGAAACGGTCTATATTCCAATGGCGCAACCTGGCGTTCGCAGTCTCAATTTATCGGTTAGTGTCGCAATTGGTTTATTCGAAGCTCGGCGTCAATTGGCATTGATGAGTTAA